One region of Caldimonas thermodepolymerans genomic DNA includes:
- a CDS encoding YfaP family protein: protein MVLALLLGGAAQAADFRGAFDKERVCFSPQPQGVLRHLCIEYTLHWRLFSLMGEAAVNAVLADWKVTDFAIATPAGTVAWRANLPPALHEAARRLELHVVMDAGVRTPGVAAFPWLRLDSGSPTRQGTPSYNVPGSPDWAKLFHTAAPQVHATGTGRVYHCVASPPAWASAGTAKTLMRGELTLAPTIVGASVFCANLSSVGNTSALSRAIREVCDGGAALRPSWCAPRKGHKPQEAPASQDDEPERRAPRAAAGCRGGPVDPLDRTAGATGDCDASADPLDRTAGTGTGRQGGIDPRNPQALSRAVTMDGATATYGGLPAASGTPDSRPRIRALVREVTTSNGSTAQIPFECHARQPLRRTYVQVEGASRHLRLDSAAAGTECDGEVALRLPTELLAGNFCVLFAVEDRAGQVSNTEKACLKALKLGSGTLQISLSWNTDGTDVDLHVREPGGQTIYFARPSSASGGRLDRDDRDGFGPENIYWNGNAPDGSYFVDVKLHAGRKPTRYVVTVNAAGGHSQVRTGVLTRSGERARVLRFVKNGDRISFD from the coding sequence ATGGTGCTGGCCCTGCTGCTCGGCGGCGCGGCCCAGGCGGCGGACTTCCGCGGCGCGTTCGACAAGGAGCGCGTCTGCTTCTCGCCCCAGCCGCAGGGCGTGCTGCGCCACCTGTGCATCGAGTACACGCTGCACTGGCGCCTGTTCAGCCTGATGGGCGAAGCCGCGGTGAATGCCGTGCTGGCGGACTGGAAGGTGACCGACTTCGCGATCGCCACCCCAGCGGGCACCGTCGCCTGGCGGGCCAACCTGCCGCCGGCGCTGCACGAGGCGGCGCGGCGCCTGGAGCTGCACGTGGTGATGGATGCCGGCGTGCGCACCCCCGGCGTGGCCGCGTTTCCCTGGCTGCGCCTGGATTCGGGCAGCCCCACCCGGCAGGGCACGCCGTCGTACAACGTGCCGGGCAGCCCGGACTGGGCGAAGCTGTTCCACACCGCGGCCCCGCAGGTGCATGCCACCGGGACGGGCCGGGTCTACCACTGCGTGGCGTCGCCGCCGGCATGGGCCTCGGCCGGCACCGCGAAGACGCTGATGCGCGGCGAGCTGACGCTGGCGCCGACCATCGTCGGCGCCTCGGTGTTCTGCGCCAACCTCAGCTCGGTGGGCAACACCAGCGCCCTCAGCCGCGCGATCCGCGAGGTGTGCGACGGGGGGGCCGCGCTGCGGCCGTCCTGGTGCGCTCCGCGCAAGGGGCACAAGCCGCAGGAGGCACCCGCCTCGCAGGACGACGAGCCCGAGCGCCGGGCGCCGCGCGCGGCCGCCGGCTGCCGCGGCGGCCCGGTGGATCCGCTGGACCGCACCGCCGGCGCGACCGGTGACTGCGACGCGTCCGCCGACCCGCTGGACCGCACCGCCGGCACCGGCACCGGCCGCCAGGGCGGCATCGACCCGCGCAACCCGCAAGCGCTGTCGCGCGCGGTCACGATGGACGGCGCCACCGCCACCTACGGCGGCCTGCCGGCGGCCAGCGGCACCCCGGACAGCCGCCCGCGCATCCGCGCGCTGGTGCGCGAGGTCACCACCTCCAACGGCAGCACCGCGCAGATCCCGTTCGAATGCCATGCGCGGCAGCCGCTGCGGCGCACCTATGTCCAGGTCGAGGGCGCGAGCCGCCACCTGCGCCTGGACAGCGCCGCCGCCGGCACCGAATGCGACGGCGAGGTCGCGCTGCGCCTGCCCACCGAGCTGCTGGCCGGCAACTTCTGCGTGCTGTTCGCGGTGGAGGACCGCGCCGGGCAGGTCAGCAACACCGAGAAGGCGTGCCTGAAGGCGCTGAAGCTGGGCTCGGGCACGCTGCAGATCTCGCTGTCGTGGAACACCGACGGCACCGACGTGGACCTGCACGTGCGCGAACCCGGCGGCCAGACGATCTACTTCGCTCGTCCTTCCAGCGCCAGCGGCGGGCGCCTGGACCGCGACGACCGCGACGGCTTCGGCCCCGAGAACATCTACTGGAACGGCAATGCGCCGGACGGCTCATACTTCGTGGACGTCAAGCTCCATGCCGGCAGGAAACCGACGCGCTACGTCGTCACGGTCAACGCCGCGGGGGGCCACTCGCAGGTGCGCACCGGCGTGCTGACGCGTTCGGGCGAGAGGGCGCGCGTGCTGCGCTTCGTCAAGAACGGCGACCGGATCAGCTTCGACTGA
- a CDS encoding WD40 repeat domain-containing protein yields the protein MSKMPTLLRLLAPAVLSLGLSAPAWAQLPPEIELDRLNTRAAAAIEARDWEGALKALDAMAKLDAALPVNYHYHRARALAELQRYLDAKKALETYLTQQGRQARFYQQALEMLGELEAPAAQQAREVAAREAQEEALRQHREDESRSRALIRHQQGTGAGVAALAFSPDGRLLASGHRHGRLLVWNAERAVRQAEGAVDGAVRSLAPNPVTRHVAVATTKQAGVWTAVDGVELRGSTLAQPTGRVAFSPDGLWMVTGGDDGQVRLWDLAERSYQNLLKFKGPVTALAYSDDGQQLLVAARAGTGSELSVRRTGSWAEAGALLTRGEVADALFSADGSTVYFLDSDSRAVGAWRPRDGKTWRRLATDPKAAANVLARSASLLAVGRAERVELYDLRSGQAVGRLVAPLVTSVQALAFSPDGRTLVSGDQLGMLRWWNVSGF from the coding sequence ATGTCCAAGATGCCGACCTTGCTGCGCCTGCTGGCGCCGGCCGTCCTCAGCCTGGGCCTGAGCGCGCCCGCCTGGGCGCAGCTGCCGCCCGAGATCGAACTCGACCGCCTCAACACGCGCGCCGCGGCCGCGATCGAGGCACGCGACTGGGAAGGCGCGCTGAAGGCGCTGGACGCGATGGCGAAGCTGGATGCCGCGCTGCCGGTCAACTACCACTACCACCGCGCGCGTGCGCTGGCCGAGCTGCAGCGCTACCTGGACGCGAAGAAGGCGCTGGAGACCTACCTGACCCAGCAGGGCCGCCAGGCGCGCTTCTACCAGCAGGCGCTGGAGATGCTCGGCGAGCTCGAGGCGCCCGCGGCGCAGCAGGCCCGCGAGGTGGCCGCGCGCGAGGCCCAGGAGGAGGCCCTGCGCCAGCACCGCGAGGACGAGAGCCGTTCGCGCGCGCTGATCCGCCACCAGCAGGGCACGGGGGCGGGCGTGGCCGCGCTGGCCTTCAGCCCCGACGGCCGGCTGCTGGCCAGCGGGCACCGTCACGGCCGGCTGCTCGTCTGGAACGCCGAGCGGGCCGTGCGGCAGGCCGAGGGGGCGGTCGACGGGGCGGTGCGCAGCCTGGCCCCGAACCCGGTGACGCGCCACGTGGCGGTCGCCACCACCAAGCAGGCCGGCGTGTGGACCGCCGTCGACGGCGTCGAGCTGCGCGGCTCGACGCTCGCGCAGCCCACGGGGCGGGTCGCGTTCAGCCCGGACGGCCTGTGGATGGTCACCGGCGGCGACGACGGGCAGGTGCGCCTGTGGGACCTGGCCGAGCGCAGCTACCAGAACCTGCTGAAGTTCAAGGGCCCGGTCACGGCCCTGGCCTACAGCGACGACGGCCAGCAGCTGCTGGTGGCCGCGCGCGCCGGCACGGGCAGCGAGCTGAGCGTGCGCCGTACCGGGTCGTGGGCGGAGGCGGGCGCGCTGCTCACCCGCGGCGAGGTGGCGGACGCGCTGTTCTCCGCCGACGGTTCGACGGTGTACTTCCTCGACAGCGACAGCCGGGCCGTGGGCGCCTGGAGGCCCCGCGACGGCAAGACCTGGCGCCGGCTGGCCACGGACCCGAAGGCGGCCGCCAACGTGCTGGCGCGCTCGGCCTCGCTGCTGGCCGTCGGACGCGCCGAGCGCGTCGAGCTGTACGACCTGCGCAGCGGCCAGGCCGTGGGCCGGCTGGTGGCGCCGCTGGTCACCAGCGTGCAGGCGCTGGCCTTCAGCCCCGACGGCCGCACGCTGGTCTCCGGCGACCAGCTGGGCATGCTGCGCTGGTGGAACGTCAGCGGCTTCTGA
- a CDS encoding tetratricopeptide repeat protein, whose translation MSLRAFVLACAMLVLAGCGSVHYQERAVLVGQYSEWRKAPGRTDQPVVVTKPRARDALLVADVGQYTVERQWTYEVYRIEGRRTREPDMVSLALGAATLGLGCAIDTEGCFGEYGEWEERQTQRRNERSTDNERRGPLEPLQRPLSFTVRVQGLDPRERPVGEVQRVIASTEGELRVPLAAMAQRLPKRPTTLLVEAKAPGVAEPLLASVPGHLVTDLQLDADQWLPPAEQLRVYRARLAPALRAGNHEAAQKIFERIEQVNPEPPAEIQFLHANTLVKLRRNAAARRKLEQYLARTGGNGEHAAEARRLLSGL comes from the coding sequence ATGTCCCTGCGTGCATTCGTCCTGGCCTGCGCGATGCTGGTGCTGGCCGGCTGCGGCTCCGTCCACTACCAGGAGCGCGCCGTCCTGGTCGGCCAGTACAGCGAGTGGCGCAAGGCACCCGGCCGCACCGACCAGCCCGTCGTGGTGACCAAGCCGCGCGCGCGTGATGCGCTGCTGGTGGCGGACGTCGGGCAGTACACGGTCGAACGCCAGTGGACCTACGAGGTCTACCGCATCGAGGGGCGTCGCACCCGCGAGCCGGACATGGTGTCGCTCGCGCTCGGGGCGGCCACGCTGGGCCTGGGCTGCGCCATCGACACCGAAGGCTGCTTCGGCGAATACGGCGAGTGGGAGGAACGGCAGACCCAGCGCCGCAACGAGCGCTCCACCGACAACGAACGCCGCGGACCGCTGGAGCCGCTGCAGCGGCCGCTGTCGTTCACGGTGCGCGTGCAGGGGCTGGACCCCAGGGAGCGTCCGGTGGGCGAGGTGCAGCGCGTCATCGCCTCCACCGAGGGCGAGCTGCGCGTGCCGCTGGCGGCGATGGCGCAGCGCCTGCCGAAGCGGCCGACCACCCTGCTGGTCGAGGCCAAGGCGCCGGGCGTGGCCGAGCCGCTGCTCGCCAGCGTCCCGGGGCACCTCGTCACCGACCTGCAGCTCGACGCCGACCAGTGGCTGCCGCCGGCCGAGCAGCTGCGGGTCTACCGGGCACGCCTGGCACCTGCGCTGCGCGCCGGCAACCACGAGGCGGCGCAGAAGATCTTCGAGCGCATCGAGCAGGTCAATCCCGAGCCACCGGCCGAGATCCAGTTCCTGCACGCCAACACGCTGGTCAAGCTGCGCCGCAACGCCGCGGCGCGCCGGAAGCTCGAGCAGTACCTGGCCCGCACCGGCGGCAACGGCGAGCACGCCGCCGAAGCCCGGCGCCTGCTGTCCGGCCTGTGA